The Microbulbifer sp. YPW1 genome contains the following window.
GAAAAAGTAGTTGGAAGTACTCTATGAACACAGGAGCGGTTGTTTTGAAGTGGACCACAGGATTGTTGGCGGGTTTGGGACTGGTTCTCAGCGCCTGTGCGCAAGAGCAGGGGCACGAGGAAAATGCCCAGGCCCAGGCCTTTGTGGATTACATGGTGGCCGAGCACAACTTCAACCGCGATGAACTGCAGCTGCTGATGAAAGATGCCAAGCGCAAGGACTCGATCCTCAAGGCGATCAAGCGTCCGGCGGAAAAAGCCAAGCCCTGGCACGAGTACCGCAAAATCTTCATCACCAATACGCGTATTGCCGGCGGAGTGGAATTCTGGGACAAGAATGCGGATGCGCTGAAGGCTGCGGAGGAAAAGTACGGTGTGCCGCCGGAAATGATCGTGGCGATCATCGGCGTGGAAACCCGTTACGGTGGCAATATGGGCAGCTACCGGGTCCTGGATGCGCTCTCCACCCTGGCGTTCAACTATCCCCGCCGTTCCAAGTTCTTTACCAAGGAACTGGAAAACTACCTGCTGCTCACCCGCGATGAAAAAATCGATCCGACCACGTTGAAAGGTTCCTACGCCGGCGCCATGGGCTTCGGTCAATTTATGCCCTCGAGCTACCGTCACTACGCGGTGGATTTCAACGGCGATGGCCGCGTGGATATCTGGACCGATACCGAAGATGCCATCGGCAGCGTGGCCAACTATTTTGTCGAGCACGGTTGGAAAGCCGGTGAACCGATCACCGTCATTACCCAGCCGCTGCCTAATGCGGATATGACCATCGTCAATGACGACCTGAAGCCCAAATGGACAGTGGGTGAACTTGAAGCCAAGGGTTTCCCCACCACGGCGCAGGTTACCAAGGATATGCCTGCCAACGTATTCTCCCTGGATGCGGAAAATGGGGAACAGTTCTGGATTGGTCTGAACAATTTCTACACCATCACCCGCTATAACCACAGCCGTTTGTACGCCATGGCGGTATACGAGCTTGGCCAGGAAATTATCAAAGCGCGGGGTGGTCGCTCCTGAGGTTTCGGGGGTCGCTAAACCAATAAGCAGATTTTCTGTGCCGGATATCAGCGGTATATCCGGCCTTTTTACGCATAGCAATTACGATAAATCGCGGTAGCGGGCGCTGTTTGACCTGCTCCGGGGGGAAGGCATGAAAATCAGAAAAATTGCGGCTAAAGCCGCGGGCTTTGCCCGTTTCGGGGCTGGTCTCACGCTGGCGTTACTCGGCGCCTGCAGCACTGTACCTCTACAGGATTCGGGTAAGGCCAAAGTGGAACCGAAAGATGTGCCCTTCGATCAGGTCCGCGATAGCGGCCCGGATGTCCCGGTCGATATGCTCGCCACACCGGAAGTTACCCCGGTGCGGGAACCAATCGGAGTTGCCGGCAACAAATCTCCCTATGTGGTTAATGGCGTTAAATACCGGGTATTGAAAGGTGTAAAGGGCTATAGCGAGCGCGGGCATGCCTCCTGGTACGGCACCAAATTCCACGGGCGTAAAACGGCCAATGGCGAGGTCTACAATATGTACGCCCTGTCCGCGGCACACAAAACGTTGCCACTGCCCAGTTACGCTAAAGTCACCAACCTGGACAACGGTCGCAGTATCATCGTCCGCGTCAACGATCGCGGCCCCTTTGTGCCGGGGCGCATTATTGATCTCAGCTATACCGCGGCGCAGAAACTCGGGTATATCGACAAAGGCGTTGCGCGGGTAGAAGTGGTGGCTCTGGACCCCGAATCCCTGCCCAGTGCGACAGAAAGCCTGGCAGTGGAAAAAGACGCCGCAGCGCGTAAAGGTCTGCCGCAAGACGCCAGTTTCAAACTGCCGGAAAATACGTTTTTGCAGGTGGGCGCTTACAGTTCATCGTCCCAGGCAGAAGAGATTCGTGGACAACTGGCCGCTGCATTCGGCTATCCTGTATCCGTCAGCCCGATAAACCGTGACGGAAAAATGCTTTACCGGGTGCGTATCGGACCCATTGCCCAGCAGCGGGCACTGGCCGCATTGCGGGAATCTGTAGAGCAGGAGAATTTCGGCCAACCCCAGGTGGTGGTTGACTGATTGGCTGCCCGGCAGCGTATTCCCCGGCCGGCGCCGGGTTTTTGACACTTTTCGAACGCAAGGAATAAAGAGATACCCATGTTCAAACGCTTATTTGCCTGTCTGCTCCTGTTAGTCAGCACCAGTGTGGCCCAGGCCGATAAACCGCTGATACCAGCGCCGCCGCAGCTTGCAGCCTCCGCCTATTTACTGATTGACGCCCATACCGGCCAGGTACTGGTTGAGCACGATGCGGACAAGCAGATTCCGCCGGCCAGCCTGACCAAGATGATGACCAGCTACATCGTCTCCGAAGAGCTGGATAAAGGCGCCATCAAAGAGCAGGACATGGTGAATATTTCGGAGAAGGCCTGGCGCAAGGGCGGCTCCAAGATGTTCGTTAAGGTCGGCGACAAGGTGCCGGTGATCGACCTGCTGCGTGGCGTTATCGTGCAGTCCGGCAACGATGCCAGTATTGCCCTGGCAGAGTATGTTTCCGGCAGTGAAGAAGTCTTTGCCGAGGTAATGAACCAGCAGGCACAACTGCTGGGTATGCAGGATACCCATTTCGTCAACGCCACTGGCTGGCCGGCGGAAGGGCATGTCACCACCGCGCGCGATCTGGGTAAGCTGGCGCGCGCACTGATCCAGGATCACCCGGATCACTATGCCCTGTATTCAGAGAAGTACTTTCGCTTTAATGGCATCAATCAGCCCAACCGCAACCGCCTGCTGTGGCGCGACCCGGCGGTAGATGGCATCAAGACAGGTCACACCGAAGAGGCGGGTTACTGCCTGGTGGCTTCCGCAGTGAAGCGCGGCATGCGCCTGATTTCCGTGGTGGTCGGTACCGACAGCGATGAAAAACGTGCGGCGGAAACCCAAAAGCTCCTGGCCTACGGTTTCCGCTACTACCAGACTCACAAAGTGTACGGCAGCAACGATGTGCTGCAGACCGAGCGAGTGTGGGCGGGCAAAACGGATACCGTGGGTATCGCGGTGAAAAACGACGTATTTGTCACTATCCCCCGCGGCGGCGAAGAGAGCATCAAGGCCGACCTGATTATCGACGGAGAGCTCAAGGCACCCCTGGCCAAGGGGCAACAGGTGGGCAAGGTTGTTGTGACCCTGGATGGAGAAACCGTCGCTGACGTGCCTGCGGTGGTGGCGGAAGACGTGGAGGAAGCCGGCTTCTTCAAGCGTATCTGGGACGCGGTCAAGCGCTTTGTCATGGGCTTTTTCGAGTAATTCGAGCCGAAAATACCCCAATCAGCCCGGTGGCGTGGTCCACCGGGCTATGATTCTCTCTCCCTAAAGCAGTTTCTTCTGCAATCTTTCCTCGCTGTCCACTCCACTGTCGGCACTGTATAATCGCCGCCCGGCCGCAACTCCCGCTGGGATTGGTCCCTGCGCCTCCATTATCTGTCCTGCGGCCCAGTGAGTGTGGTATGACCCAGGATACAGAGCAGCAGCCTCCAAAAATTGAGTTTCCCTGTGAAGACTACATGGTCAAAGTGGTGCGAGACACCGATGATCAGGTCCACGAATTCGTCATGGAGGTGATGCGCCGCCATGCACCGGAGTTGGATGAAGAGCGCTTGCGGCACAAGCCGAGCCGCAATGGCAAGTTCACCTCGGTGACCTTCTTCATTCTGGCCACCGGCGAGCCCCAGTTGAAGGCACTGTTCGAAGAACTCAAAGCCCATCCGGGCGTGTACATGGTGCTGTGATGGCCGCCCCAAAACCGGTCATCTATAACCTTGGCCGGCGCGACTACGAAACCGTATGGCGTGCCATGGCCCACTACACTGACAACCGCGGCAACGACGCCGGGGATCAGATCTGGTGTGTTGAACATCCCCCCGTATTTACCCAGGGCCAGGCCGGCAAGGCGGAACATCTGCTCAATACCGGGGATATCCCCGTGGTACAGGTGGATCGCGGCGGCCAGGTGACCTATCACGGTCCCGGTCAGCTGGTGGTCTATCCACTGCTGGACCTGCGCCGCAGCAAAATCGGCGTGCGCGATCTGGTTACTGCGCTGGAAGAGGCCACCGTTGCCATGCTGGCGGAATTCGGAATCCCCGCCGCGCCGCGTCCCGATGCACCCGGGGTATATCTGACTGAAGGGCCGCGTGCCGGCAACAAGATCGCTTCCATTGGCCTGCGGGTGCGTCGAGGCTGTAGCTTTCACGGTATTGCCATCAATATCGATATGGATCTCGGTCCTTTCCTGCGTATCAACCCCTGTGGCTACGCGGGCATGCAGATGGTGCAGATGGCGGAGATTGTCCAGCCCACCCCCGCGTGGGAAGCAGTGGCAAAAAGCTTTGTCGCGGCCCTGCAGCAAAAGCTGCAATTGCCGGAGGCCAGTTGGCAGCCGGTGGACGAACAGTTATTTGACGAAAAGTTATTTGCGGTACCCGGCACAGCGCAGGGTACCGAACCAGGAACGAGCAATGTCTGAACGATTTGACGCCGACCAGTCCGAAATCAAAGCGACCACCGTCGAGCCGGGTGAGGCTGCCAAGCCGGAAATCACCCCGGTAAAGCGCACTCGTCGTCTGCAACAGGGCGAAAAACTGCGCGATGGCGACAAGGTAGAGCGTATCCCGGTGAAGGTGATCGCGAGTGACCAGACGCTGCGCAAGCCGGACTGGATTCGGGTGAAAGTACCGTCGGTGAAGGCATCCAAGGAAGTGGAGCGGATCAAGAGCATCCTGCGTTCGCAGAAGCTCGCTACCGTGTGTGAAGAAGCCAGTTGCCCGAACCTGGGGGAATGCTTCAGTGGTGGTACCGCCACCTTCATGATCATGGGTGAGATCTGTACCCGTCGCTGCCCCTTCTGCGATGTGGGCCACGGCAAGCCCAATCCGCTGGATCCGAATGAGCCTCAGCAACTGGCCGAAGCCATTGCGGCAATGAGTCTGCGCTACGTGGTCATCACCTCTGTGGACCGCGATGACCTGCGTGACGGCGGTGCCCAGCACTTCGCCGAGTGCATCAAGCAATCTCGTGAACTGTCGCCCAATCTGCAGGTGGAAATCCTGACCCCGGACTTCCGCGGCCGTATGGACATCGCTCTGGATATTCTCGAGGCCGAAGCCCCGGATGTGTTCAACCACAACCTGGAAACCGTGCCGCGTCTGTACCGCGAATCCCGTCCTGGTGCCAACTACAAGTGGTCCCTGAAACTGCTGCAGGAATACAAAAAACGCCGTCCGGATGTGCTGACGAAGTCCGGCCTGATGGTGGGCCTCGGTGAGACCAAGGAAGAAATTTTCGAGGTGCTGGACGATATGCGTGCGCACGATATCGACATGCTCACCATCGGTCAGTACCTGCAGCCGAGCAAGGAGCACCTGCCGGTGCAGCGCTATGTACACCCGGATGAGTTTGAAGAGTACCGCCGCTACGCCGAGCAGATCGGCTTTACCCACGCGGCCTGTGGGCCGATGGTGCGCTCGTCTTACCACGCCGACAAGCAGGCGCACGGCGAAAAGGTCAGCTGATAATCTGGTTTGACTTTGCGGCTCGGTAAACTTCGGCCGGGCCGCTTTCTCCCTCCCCGCTTTACGTCCCCTATCATTTACTTCCCGATTGGCCCTATTCCCGGGTATCAGTGCCCTTGGTGTGATTCCTCACCGACTTTCCTCTGGCTGTTTTCTTCAATTCTGCAGCCGTATAACAGCAAAACTCCCTTTGCAGTGTGCATATTTCTCATGTGACGAGTGCGTCTCATTTTTTGCATCTGAATTCACATCTTTTTTTCTTTCTGCATTTCCAACGCCGCAATTTTGAAAATTTGGCTCGAAAGTCATCTTTTTGTGGGTCTGTTTTGAATTTCAGGCACGTTGCAACTACACCGGTGTCGCGCGTGGCGCTACCCAAAGTCATCATATTTTCTGATTGTCATGGAGATGGGGTTGGAATATTTCATCAGTTTTCATCGTCAGTGCCGGTATTATTTTTACCGAATGATTGTGTGCGCTGTATTTTTTTCTATGACTCTTTCCGCGTTCGCACAGGAAGTTGTATTCAGTGCGAAGGTGATGGGGCCGGTATCGAATATTTATTCATATTCTGCCGATGCGATTGGTGGTAGTGGCGCAAATATAAAACTGAAAAAAATTACCGAGAATATTCGTTGGCGGGATATCGATGCCGATATTTCGTCGCAGGGCTTGGTGGTATTTTCCTCCAATCGTGATGGTGATGAAAATATCGATATTTCCAAAAACGATGAAGCGTTTGACCTCTATTTATATAGGGGGAACCAGGGTTCTTTGACGCCGCTCACCAGAACACCTGAAAACGAAATCTCCCCCAAATTTAGTCCGGACGGACATCGCGTGGCATTTATACGCGCGCGCAAAAATCTGGTGGTGCTGGCACTTGGGTCGGGGGAAACGCGTGTGCAGCTAGAAGTTGAGGAGATTCTGGATTTTGACTGGTCTCCGGATGGGAAGAGTCTCGCCATCGCAGCGCGCGATTCCAGCGGCGGAAAGATTCTGCTTGCGGAATGTGCCCTAGATTGTGTGCAACAGACTGCATCCATCAGTGAGTTGGCAAGTTTTCTGCGGCAGTCGAGTGCGCACGACGCATCTAATGGGCACCGTCGTTGTAAAGCCTGCGGTAGCGTGGTGGCGCTGGCATGGTCGCCCACGGGTGATCGCTTGGCCTTTGTGTTTCATCCGGATACGCCGGCAGCCCGCAGTCTCTGGGTAATGGAAATGACGGAAGAACCGGCATTGGGTAGCGCAACGGATCCGTTGCAATTATCTGCGCAAGCACATCAGGTACAGGGTGCGCCCAGCTGGTCCCGGGATGGACAATCCTTGTTGTATTCGGCACTGATGGATTACCGGTTTCACTACGACGAATCCCGGCATCGCAAAGTCTACGAAGGCAACCTGCAGATATTTATGGCGCGTCTCGATGGGCAGCGCACGGAATTGACCGATAAGCAGGTAGCCGCGCACGCACCGGTTTTTCTGGATGGCGACCGCTTTGCTTACCTGCAGGCGGAAAACTTGAGTGCGCGCGAATATGCCCTGGTAGTGCGTGACCTTGCGGGTGCTGGCGAACAGCGGGTATTCGATGGCGTTGCCCGTAATTCGGGATTGGCGGTGCGTCCGTGAAAATTCAGAGTTTTCCCCCCGATCATTTTTTCCGGCGTATTGCTGCAGTGGACTGGGTCACATTCGTGTCTCTGCTGGTTCTCTGCGGCGCGATGGTGATTCTGGTGGATGCGTGGACGTTCGGTGATTCGTCTGACAGCACGCTTTCCTCACAATTTTCCAGTGAACCGGATAACGCCATGGTTTCTGCGCGGCAAGCTACGCCGGCCGTAGCCGCGGACAGTATTACGCAGCGGGAAACTGCGGATCATCGACGAGAGGTTGCCGATACAGATACGTACGCGATCACAGCGGTGGACTTGCTCGGTGTCTCCGTCCAGTTGCGCGAACTGCGTGAAGGGGACGATCAAGCCGGAGAGGGAAGTCTTCGCAATATCGAATTCTTTATCCGCGATGGCATTGTTCCGCGCAGATTGTTTTCCGATGGGGCGCAGGTCATTACCCGTTACTGGCCGCTCTATCACAACAACGTGGGATACGGAGCGACCACTGTAAGAATACTTTTTCAATATGTTGCGAGTGACAGTAATGTCGATGGAAAGTTGGATCGCGAGGACCGCCAGAGTCTCGCCATGAGTCTTCCGGATGGCAGTCACTTCCGTGTGCTCGATCGCGATGCCGGAGAGATTGTGGATATGACCTATTTCTCTGATCGCAGCGAACTGCAGGTGCATTTTTTTACGCAAGGAACCGAGGAGCAGCGGATGTACTCGCTGGCTACGGATTAGAGTCAGTTACTCACACAGGATGGAATTTGTGGTGCAGCAGTGCGGTCAGGCGGTGTCCGTTGCACAGGAATGAGGTAGGGCAGGAAGCCGGGTAAGAGCCGGGCCCGTATTGCGCCGTCACTGCTTTGCAGTAACGGTCCGGATTCTTACCAGACAAAAACCGAAATACTCGATAGCGATTGGAGAGAAGAGATGGAAGTAAAAAAAATACAAAGGCGGGCCATGTACAAGGCTTTCGCCAAAGCCGGCCTGGTGATGTGGCTGGGGACCTCGTCCGCTGCACTGCTGGCGGCACAGGCGGAAATGAACATCGTCAACGATTGGGGCGACGGCTTTCAGGGGGAAATCGTAGTCATCAATGATGGCAGCGAGCCGCTAACCGACTGGTCCGTATCTTTCAATATGGATG
Protein-coding sequences here:
- the lipB gene encoding lipoyl(octanoyl) transferase LipB, whose amino-acid sequence is MAAPKPVIYNLGRRDYETVWRAMAHYTDNRGNDAGDQIWCVEHPPVFTQGQAGKAEHLLNTGDIPVVQVDRGGQVTYHGPGQLVVYPLLDLRRSKIGVRDLVTALEEATVAMLAEFGIPAAPRPDAPGVYLTEGPRAGNKIASIGLRVRRGCSFHGIAINIDMDLGPFLRINPCGYAGMQMVQMAEIVQPTPAWEAVAKSFVAALQQKLQLPEASWQPVDEQLFDEKLFAVPGTAQGTEPGTSNV
- a CDS encoding YbeD family protein, whose product is MTQDTEQQPPKIEFPCEDYMVKVVRDTDDQVHEFVMEVMRRHAPELDEERLRHKPSRNGKFTSVTFFILATGEPQLKALFEELKAHPGVYMVL
- the mltB gene encoding lytic murein transglycosylase B, which gives rise to MKWTTGLLAGLGLVLSACAQEQGHEENAQAQAFVDYMVAEHNFNRDELQLLMKDAKRKDSILKAIKRPAEKAKPWHEYRKIFITNTRIAGGVEFWDKNADALKAAEEKYGVPPEMIVAIIGVETRYGGNMGSYRVLDALSTLAFNYPRRSKFFTKELENYLLLTRDEKIDPTTLKGSYAGAMGFGQFMPSSYRHYAVDFNGDGRVDIWTDTEDAIGSVANYFVEHGWKAGEPITVITQPLPNADMTIVNDDLKPKWTVGELEAKGFPTTAQVTKDMPANVFSLDAENGEQFWIGLNNFYTITRYNHSRLYAMAVYELGQEIIKARGGRS
- the lipA gene encoding lipoyl synthase is translated as MSERFDADQSEIKATTVEPGEAAKPEITPVKRTRRLQQGEKLRDGDKVERIPVKVIASDQTLRKPDWIRVKVPSVKASKEVERIKSILRSQKLATVCEEASCPNLGECFSGGTATFMIMGEICTRRCPFCDVGHGKPNPLDPNEPQQLAEAIAAMSLRYVVITSVDRDDLRDGGAQHFAECIKQSRELSPNLQVEILTPDFRGRMDIALDILEAEAPDVFNHNLETVPRLYRESRPGANYKWSLKLLQEYKKRRPDVLTKSGLMVGLGETKEEIFEVLDDMRAHDIDMLTIGQYLQPSKEHLPVQRYVHPDEFEEYRRYAEQIGFTHAACGPMVRSSYHADKQAHGEKVS
- a CDS encoding septal ring lytic transglycosylase RlpA family protein — encoded protein: MKIRKIAAKAAGFARFGAGLTLALLGACSTVPLQDSGKAKVEPKDVPFDQVRDSGPDVPVDMLATPEVTPVREPIGVAGNKSPYVVNGVKYRVLKGVKGYSERGHASWYGTKFHGRKTANGEVYNMYALSAAHKTLPLPSYAKVTNLDNGRSIIVRVNDRGPFVPGRIIDLSYTAAQKLGYIDKGVARVEVVALDPESLPSATESLAVEKDAAARKGLPQDASFKLPENTFLQVGAYSSSSQAEEIRGQLAAAFGYPVSVSPINRDGKMLYRVRIGPIAQQRALAALRESVEQENFGQPQVVVD
- a CDS encoding D-alanyl-D-alanine carboxypeptidase family protein; the protein is MFKRLFACLLLLVSTSVAQADKPLIPAPPQLAASAYLLIDAHTGQVLVEHDADKQIPPASLTKMMTSYIVSEELDKGAIKEQDMVNISEKAWRKGGSKMFVKVGDKVPVIDLLRGVIVQSGNDASIALAEYVSGSEEVFAEVMNQQAQLLGMQDTHFVNATGWPAEGHVTTARDLGKLARALIQDHPDHYALYSEKYFRFNGINQPNRNRLLWRDPAVDGIKTGHTEEAGYCLVASAVKRGMRLISVVVGTDSDEKRAAETQKLLAYGFRYYQTHKVYGSNDVLQTERVWAGKTDTVGIAVKNDVFVTIPRGGEESIKADLIIDGELKAPLAKGQQVGKVVVTLDGETVADVPAVVAEDVEEAGFFKRIWDAVKRFVMGFFE
- a CDS encoding PD40 domain-containing protein — translated: MTLSAFAQEVVFSAKVMGPVSNIYSYSADAIGGSGANIKLKKITENIRWRDIDADISSQGLVVFSSNRDGDENIDISKNDEAFDLYLYRGNQGSLTPLTRTPENEISPKFSPDGHRVAFIRARKNLVVLALGSGETRVQLEVEEILDFDWSPDGKSLAIAARDSSGGKILLAECALDCVQQTASISELASFLRQSSAHDASNGHRRCKACGSVVALAWSPTGDRLAFVFHPDTPAARSLWVMEMTEEPALGSATDPLQLSAQAHQVQGAPSWSRDGQSLLYSALMDYRFHYDESRHRKVYEGNLQIFMARLDGQRTELTDKQVAAHAPVFLDGDRFAYLQAENLSAREYALVVRDLAGAGEQRVFDGVARNSGLAVRP